A region from the Rufibacter sp. DG15C genome encodes:
- a CDS encoding class I SAM-dependent methyltransferase, with product MTAPKDNFSRQASLYKKFRPTYPPALFEFLLALVPDKECAWDCGTGNGQVAVELGKHFTHVKATDISEKQLQQAPTKDNIEYSLQPAEQTDFPGNSFDLITMGQAAHWFDFTRFYPEVQRVAKPNAILALWGYGLLSITPAIDAIIQHFYTEVIGPYWDVERKHIDANYSSLPFPLEELPSFAGVIEQTWAVSDLEGYLNTWSSVQAYIQKHGENPVDACMVEIRKVWKEEEEWPVRFPVFSRIGRIMK from the coding sequence ATGACCGCTCCCAAAGACAATTTCTCCCGGCAGGCCTCGCTCTACAAGAAATTCAGGCCCACCTACCCGCCAGCCTTGTTTGAGTTTCTATTGGCCTTAGTACCGGACAAAGAATGCGCCTGGGACTGCGGCACCGGCAACGGACAGGTGGCGGTAGAGTTGGGCAAGCATTTCACCCACGTAAAAGCCACCGACATCAGTGAGAAGCAACTGCAACAAGCGCCAACCAAAGACAACATAGAATATAGCCTTCAGCCCGCGGAGCAGACTGATTTCCCTGGTAATTCCTTTGACTTAATTACCATGGGGCAGGCTGCGCATTGGTTTGACTTTACTCGGTTTTATCCTGAGGTACAACGCGTAGCCAAGCCTAATGCCATTTTAGCGCTGTGGGGTTACGGCTTGTTGTCCATTACACCCGCCATAGACGCCATCATCCAGCATTTCTACACAGAGGTGATTGGTCCGTACTGGGATGTGGAACGAAAACACATTGACGCCAACTATTCTTCTCTGCCTTTCCCGTTGGAGGAGTTGCCATCCTTTGCTGGAGTTATTGAACAGACGTGGGCGGTATCAGATTTAGAAGGCTACTTAAACACTTGGTCCAGTGTGCAAGCCTACATCCAGAAGCACGGAGAGAATCCAGTGGATGCCTGCATGGTAGAAATTAGAAAGGTCTGGAAGGAAGAGGAGGAGTGGCCAGTGCGCTTCCCGGTCTTCAGTAGGATTGGCAGGATTATGAAGTAA
- a CDS encoding TonB-dependent receptor, protein MMHKDKLFLLFFLLLVGVVPAWAQDANRFELKGKLKGTKAEPLLAANIQLVKDSSMALVKVEVSAEDGSFTFSNLPAGKYKLMATHYDYATYQSGTIQLRQNTDLGDLVMPERAVALKEIKIEQQKPLVEQHFDKTVLNVENSIAATGSTVLEVLEKAPGVNIDQNDNISMRGKGGVIVMVDGKPVPMSGAELANMLRGMGANTVAKIDLITNPSAKYDAAGNAGIIDIRLKKDNRVGTNGTLSSSLGMGMYPKANQGLQLNHRNRNVNVFGSYNYVHRNDINKLDLYRQFYEVVESDKDGPRSGNLVGIYDQKNVFGHIINGHNGRVGVDYTVSPKTIVGIVGSGAFTDINRTVNNKADILDANRQYESSFLTNGFTGTNRNNQALNFNLKHSIDSAGREISADVDYAAFQVRDLQNINISFVNPSKVTPDSTLFSDLDGGLAIYSAKVDYSQPLPSISANLEAGVKASLVKADNDLQFFDRSEGRNTYLTKMSNHFLYSENINAGYVNLNKKWTKLSLQLGLRLENTLAEGKQLITNDNFDRNYTQLFPSAFVGYTVSEKHDVGLSLSRRIDRPTYNQLNPFRFLLDQTTYSQGNPALKPQLTYSFEFTHTLLQKFVTKLSYSRTTDVIVSVLSPTDETTEDGKPIVKQQDQNLAQLDYYGVTVSVPVTVARWFTSTNNIEMYYGLYQGNLAKTTLRNGRPTLNINSNNSFLMPNNWSAELVGVYRAREIYGFLDVEPVRFLSVGVQKQFMDKKASLKLNVSDVFYSNKTRATTELTGYFERFYQRRDTRVATLSFTYRFGKSQVAPSRRRTGGAEDEKRRAG, encoded by the coding sequence ATGATGCACAAAGACAAACTTTTCCTGCTTTTCTTCCTTTTGCTGGTGGGCGTGGTGCCTGCCTGGGCGCAAGACGCCAATAGATTTGAGCTAAAAGGCAAACTGAAAGGCACCAAAGCTGAGCCTTTGCTGGCTGCCAACATCCAATTAGTGAAAGACTCCTCCATGGCCCTGGTCAAAGTAGAAGTCTCCGCAGAGGACGGCTCCTTCACGTTCAGCAACCTTCCGGCAGGTAAGTACAAGCTCATGGCTACGCACTATGACTACGCCACGTACCAGTCGGGCACCATCCAGCTGCGACAGAACACTGACCTAGGTGACCTGGTAATGCCAGAACGGGCCGTGGCTTTAAAAGAAATTAAAATTGAGCAGCAGAAGCCCTTGGTGGAACAGCACTTTGACAAAACGGTGCTTAACGTAGAGAACAGCATTGCCGCTACGGGCAGTACCGTGCTAGAAGTGCTGGAGAAAGCGCCTGGCGTGAACATTGACCAAAACGACAACATTAGCATGCGCGGCAAAGGCGGCGTGATTGTGATGGTGGACGGCAAGCCCGTGCCTATGTCTGGCGCAGAATTGGCTAACATGCTGCGCGGCATGGGGGCCAACACCGTGGCCAAGATTGATTTGATTACTAACCCATCGGCTAAGTATGATGCGGCGGGCAATGCCGGAATTATTGACATCAGGCTCAAGAAAGATAACCGCGTGGGTACCAATGGAACGCTGTCCTCTTCTTTGGGAATGGGCATGTATCCTAAAGCCAACCAAGGCTTGCAGCTCAACCACCGCAACAGGAACGTAAACGTGTTTGGCTCTTACAACTACGTGCACCGCAATGACATCAACAAACTGGACTTGTACCGCCAGTTCTATGAGGTGGTAGAATCTGATAAGGACGGTCCAAGATCTGGCAATCTGGTAGGTATTTATGATCAGAAAAACGTGTTTGGGCACATCATCAACGGGCACAATGGCAGAGTAGGAGTAGACTATACAGTTTCACCTAAAACCATTGTGGGCATAGTGGGCAGCGGCGCGTTCACAGACATTAACCGCACGGTCAACAACAAGGCTGATATCCTGGATGCCAACCGCCAGTATGAAAGTTCTTTCCTGACAAACGGTTTCACTGGTACCAATCGTAACAACCAAGCGCTCAACTTTAACCTGAAACACTCTATAGACTCTGCCGGCCGTGAGATTTCAGCGGATGTGGACTATGCCGCTTTTCAGGTCCGTGATTTGCAGAACATCAACATTTCTTTTGTGAACCCATCAAAGGTTACCCCAGATTCTACGCTATTCAGTGATTTAGACGGTGGCTTGGCTATTTATTCGGCTAAGGTAGACTACTCCCAGCCGTTGCCCTCTATCAGTGCTAACTTAGAGGCGGGTGTCAAGGCAAGCTTGGTGAAGGCAGACAATGACCTGCAGTTCTTTGACCGTTCTGAAGGTAGAAACACCTACCTGACTAAAATGAGCAATCACTTCCTGTACTCAGAGAACATCAATGCCGGGTACGTGAACCTGAATAAGAAATGGACCAAGTTGAGTTTGCAACTAGGGCTGCGCTTAGAGAATACTTTGGCAGAAGGAAAGCAATTGATCACCAATGATAACTTTGACCGGAACTACACCCAACTGTTCCCAAGTGCTTTTGTGGGTTATACCGTAAGTGAAAAGCATGACGTGGGCTTGTCCTTAAGCAGACGCATTGATAGACCTACGTATAATCAACTCAACCCCTTCAGATTCTTGCTGGACCAGACTACCTATTCACAAGGAAACCCTGCGTTGAAGCCACAGCTCACGTATTCCTTTGAGTTTACGCACACGCTTCTGCAAAAATTTGTAACAAAGCTGAGCTACAGCCGCACCACAGACGTGATTGTGAGCGTGCTTTCGCCTACAGATGAAACCACTGAGGACGGAAAGCCAATTGTAAAACAGCAAGACCAGAATTTGGCCCAGCTAGATTATTACGGCGTTACTGTCTCTGTGCCTGTTACAGTGGCCCGTTGGTTTACCAGCACCAATAATATTGAAATGTACTATGGCTTGTACCAGGGCAACTTGGCCAAGACCACCCTACGCAACGGAAGACCCACTTTAAACATCAACTCTAACAACTCCTTCTTGATGCCTAACAACTGGTCCGCAGAGTTGGTGGGAGTGTACCGCGCCCGTGAGATTTATGGTTTCTTGGATGTTGAGCCGGTTAGGTTTTTATCTGTGGGGGTGCAAAAGCAGTTTATGGACAAGAAAGCCAGCCTCAAGCTAAACGTGTCTGATGTCTTCTATTCCAATAAAACCCGCGCCACCACAGAGCTGACGGGTTATTTTGAGCGCTTTTACCAGCGCAGAGACACCCGCGTGGCCACTTTAAGCTTTACTTACAGATTTGGCAAGAGCCAGGTAGCGCCATCGCGTAGACGCACCGGCGGTGCCGAAGATGAGAAACGCCGTGCCGGATAA
- the pruA gene encoding L-glutamate gamma-semialdehyde dehydrogenase produces the protein MANGFFNVPIPVNEPVKSYAPGSKEREELLNTYNELREQQLDIPMYIGGEEVRSGKTATIAPPHDHKRVIANYHQGDASHVQQAIDAALAAREQWANMPWESRAAIFLKAADLLAGPFRARMNAATMLGQSKNAFQAEIDAACELIDFFKFNVKYMTDIYKMQPESLPGMWNRLEHRPLEGFIFALTPFNFTSIAANLPAAPALMGNVVVWKPANTQIYSAKVIMDLFKAAGVPDGVINLVYVDGPTAGDVIFKHRDFSGIHFTGSTGVFNNIWKTIGENVGNYRNYPRIVGETGGKDFIVAHKSADAKEVAVAITRGAFEYQGQKCSAASRAYVPSNIWDDVKKYVIEDLKSLEMGDPQDFGNFINAVIDEKSFDKLAKYIDAAKKDKGVEIIAGGNYDKSKGYFIEPTIIVAQDPQYVTMCEELFGPVLTLHVYDENKFEETLEMVDKTSPYALTGAIFSNDRYAIDVASKKLSHAAGNFYINDKPTGAVVGQQPFGGSRASGTNDKAGSMLNLLRWTTARTIKETFVPPVDYRYPFLQRGSAAEGAI, from the coding sequence ATGGCCAACGGATTTTTCAATGTTCCCATTCCGGTGAACGAGCCTGTGAAGAGCTACGCTCCGGGCAGCAAAGAAAGAGAAGAACTTCTCAACACATACAATGAACTGCGCGAACAGCAGTTAGACATCCCCATGTACATTGGCGGCGAAGAGGTGCGCAGCGGCAAGACCGCTACCATCGCGCCTCCGCATGACCACAAACGCGTGATTGCCAATTACCACCAGGGAGATGCCAGCCACGTACAGCAAGCCATTGACGCCGCCTTGGCCGCCCGTGAGCAATGGGCCAACATGCCCTGGGAAAGCCGCGCCGCCATCTTCTTGAAAGCCGCCGATTTGTTGGCCGGTCCTTTCAGAGCGCGCATGAACGCCGCTACCATGCTGGGTCAGTCTAAGAACGCTTTTCAGGCTGAGATTGATGCCGCCTGCGAGCTGATTGACTTCTTCAAGTTCAACGTGAAGTACATGACCGACATCTACAAGATGCAACCAGAGTCATTACCTGGCATGTGGAACCGTTTGGAGCACCGCCCGCTTGAAGGTTTTATCTTCGCCTTGACACCGTTCAACTTCACCTCCATTGCCGCCAACTTACCGGCCGCTCCTGCCTTGATGGGCAACGTGGTGGTTTGGAAGCCAGCCAACACGCAGATTTACTCGGCTAAAGTGATCATGGACTTGTTCAAAGCCGCTGGCGTGCCAGACGGCGTGATTAACCTAGTTTATGTGGATGGCCCAACTGCTGGTGACGTCATCTTCAAGCACCGTGATTTCTCTGGTATCCACTTCACCGGTAGTACCGGCGTTTTCAATAACATCTGGAAAACCATTGGCGAGAACGTAGGCAACTACCGCAACTACCCACGCATTGTAGGGGAGACCGGCGGTAAGGACTTTATTGTAGCCCATAAATCAGCGGATGCCAAAGAAGTAGCCGTAGCCATTACCCGCGGTGCCTTTGAGTATCAGGGACAGAAATGTTCGGCGGCCTCTAGAGCGTATGTTCCTAGCAACATCTGGGATGACGTGAAAAAGTACGTGATTGAAGACTTGAAATCCTTAGAGATGGGCGACCCGCAGGACTTCGGAAATTTCATCAACGCGGTGATTGACGAGAAGTCTTTTGACAAACTGGCCAAGTACATTGACGCCGCCAAGAAAGACAAAGGCGTAGAGATCATTGCCGGTGGTAACTATGACAAGAGCAAAGGCTACTTCATTGAGCCAACCATCATAGTGGCGCAAGATCCGCAATACGTGACCATGTGCGAAGAGCTCTTCGGCCCGGTGTTGACCTTGCACGTGTATGACGAGAACAAGTTTGAGGAGACGCTGGAGATGGTAGACAAAACCTCTCCGTATGCCTTGACCGGTGCCATTTTCTCTAATGACCGTTACGCCATTGATGTAGCGTCTAAAAAACTGAGCCACGCGGCAGGTAATTTCTACATCAATGACAAGCCAACTGGCGCCGTAGTAGGCCAACAGCCGTTTGGTGGATCACGCGCGTCTGGTACCAATGACAAGGCCGGCTCTATGCTGAACCTGTTGCGTTGGACAACCGCCCGTACCATTAAAGAAACGTTTGTACCGCCAGTAGACTATCGCTATCCTTTCTTACAGCGCGGAAGCGCCGCAGAAGGCGCCATTTAA